Proteins encoded in a region of the Sebastes fasciatus isolate fSebFas1 chromosome 9, fSebFas1.pri, whole genome shotgun sequence genome:
- the nckap1 gene encoding nck-associated protein 1 isoform X8 encodes MSRGVIQPSQQKLAEKLTILNDRGVGMLTRVYNIKKACGDPKAKPSYLVDKNLESAVKFIVRKFPAVETRNNNLAQLQKEKSEILKNLALYYFTFVDVMEFKDHVCELLNTIDACQVFFDITVNFDLTKNYLDLVVTYTTLMTILSRIEERKAIIGLYNYAHEMTHGASDREYPRLGQMIVDYENPLKKLMEEFVPHGKSLSDALISLQMVYPRRNLSADQWRNAQLLSLISAPSTMLNPAQSDTMPCEYLSLDAMEKWIVFGFILCHAVLNSDAAALSLWKLALQSSTCLCLFRDEVFHIHKAAEDLFVNIRGYNKRINDIRECKEQALSHAGSMHRERRKFLRSALKELATVLADQPGLLGPKALFVFMALSFARDEIIWLLRHADNIQKKSTDDFIDKHIAELIFYMEELRAHVRKYGPVMQRYYVQYLSGFDAVVLNELVQNLSVCPEDESIIMSSFVNTMTSLSVKQVEDGEVFDFRGMRLDWFRLQAYTSVSKASLGIADHKELGKMMNTIIFHTKMVDSLVEMLVETSDLSIFCFYSRAFEKMFQQCLELPSQSRHSICFPLLCTHFMSCTHELCPEERHHIGDRSLSLCNMFLDEMAKQARNLITDICTEQCTLSDQLLPKHCAKTISQAVNKKSKKATGKKGEPEREKPGVESMRKNRLLVTNLDKLHTALSELCFSINYVPNLAVWEHTFTPREYLTSHLEIRFTKSIVGMTMYNQATQEIAKPSELLTSVRAYMTVLQSIENYVTIDITRVFNNVLLQQTQHLDSHGEPTITSLYTNWYLETLLRQVSNGHIAYFPAMKAFVNLPTENELTFNAEEYSDISEMRSLSELLGPYGMKFLSESLMWHISSQVAELKKLVVENMEVLTQMRTSFDKPEHMAALFKKLTSVDSVLKRMTIIGVILSFRSLAQEALRDVLSCHIPFLVSSVEDFKDHIPRETDMKVAMNVYELSSAAGLPCEIDPALVVALSSQKSENISPEEEYKIACLLMVFVAVSLPTLASNVMSQYSPAIEGHCNNIHCLAKAINQIAAALFTIHKGSIEDRLKEFLALASSSLLKIGQETDKMTTRNRESVYLLLDMIVQESPFLTMDLLESCFPYVLLRNAYHAVYKQSISANA; translated from the exons GCGTGTGGCGATCCCAAGGCTAAGCCCTCCTATCTCGTTGATAAGAACTTGGAGTCTGCGGTTAAATTTATTGTCAGGAAGTTCCCTGCTGTGGAGACGCGGAATAATAAC CTGGCTCAGCTGCAGAAGGAGAAGTCAGAGATCCTGAAGAACCTGGCTCTCTACTATTTCACCTTCGTAGATGTCATGGAGTTCAAg GATCATGTGTGTGAGCTGCTGAACACCATCGACGCCTGCCAGGTCTTCTTTGACATC acGGTGAACTTTGACCTGACCAAGAACTACCTGGACCTGGTGGTGACCTACACTACTCTGATGACGATACTGTCTCGCATCGAGGAGAGGAAAGCCATCATCGGTCTGTACAACTACGCCCACGAGATGACGCACGGAGCCAG tGACCGGGAGTACCCCAGGTTGGGCCAGATGATCGTGGATTACGAGAACCCGCTGAAGAAGCTGATGGAGGAGTTTGTTCCTCATGGAAAG TCCCTGTCAGATGCGTTGATCAGTCTTCAGATGGTTTATCCCCGGAGGAATCTGTCTGCTGATCAGTGGAGGAACGCccagctgctctctctcatctctgctCCCTCCACCATGCTCAATCCTGCTCAGTCAGACACG ATGCCGTGTGAATACCTGTCACTGGACGCTATGGAGAAGTGGATCGTTT TTGGTTTCATCTTGTGTCACGCGGTGCTGAACAGCGACGCGGCGGCGTTGTCTCTGTGGAAACTGGCGCTGCAGAGCTCCACCTGCCTCTGTCTGTTCAGGGACGAAGTCTTCCACATCCACAAGGCTGCAGAGGATCTGTTCGTCAACATCAGAGG GTACAACAAACGCATCAATGACATCAGAGAGTGCAAAGAACAGGCCCTGTCTCACGC AGGCTCGATGCACCGAGAGAGACGCAAGTTCCTCCGATCGGCTCTGAAGGAGCTCGCCACCGTTTTAGCCGATCAGCCCGGACTACTGGGTCCTAAG GCGTTGTTCGTGTTCATGGCGTTGTCGTTTGCCCGTGACGAGATCATCTGGCTGCTTCGACACGCCGACAACATCCAGAAGAAAAGCACAGACGACTTCATAGACAA GCACATAGCAGAGTTGAtcttctacatggaggagctcaGAGCTCACGTCAGGAAGTACGGTCCGGTGATGCAGCGGTACTACGTCCAGTACCTGTCTGGGTTTGATGCTGTCGTGCTGAATGAACTGGTGCAG aacctgtctgtctgtccagagGACGAGTCTATAATCATGTCTTCATTCGTCAACACTATGACCTCTCTCAGCGTCAAACAAG TGGAGGATGGAGAGGTGTTTGACTTCAGAGGAATGAGACTGGACTGGTTCAGACTGCAG GCCTACACCAGCGTCTCTAAAGCCAGTCTCGGTATCGCCGATCACAAGGAGCTCGGTAAGATGATGAACACCATCATCTTCCACACAAAGATGGTGGACTCTCTGGTGGAGATGCTGGTGGAGACGTCCGACCTGTCCATTTTCTG CTTCTACAGCCGTGCGTTTGAGAAGATGTTCCAGCAGTGTTTGGAGCTTCCCTCGCAGAGCCGACACTCCATCTGCTTCCCTCTGCTCTGCACACACTTCATGTCCTGCACACATGAGCTCTGTCCTGaggag cGTCACCACATAGGAGATCGCAGCCTGTCGTTGTGTAACATGTTTCTGGATGAGATGGCCAAACAGGCCAGAAACCTCATCACTGACATCTGCACTGAACAATGTACACTCAGCgaccag CTGCTTCCGAAGCACTGTGCGAAGACCATCAGCCAGGCGGTGAACAAGAAGAGCAAGAAGGCGACGGGGAAGAAGGGCGAgccggagagagagaaaccggGAGTGGAGAGCATGAGGAAGAACAGACTACTGGTCACCAA TCTGGATAAACTCCACACGGCGTTATCTGAACTCTGCTTCTCCATCAACTACGTTCCCAACCTGGCGGTCTGGGAGCACACGTTCACACCGAGAGAGTATCTCACCTCGCACCTGGAGATCCGGTTCACCaa GTCCATAGTGGGGATGACCATGTACAACCAGGCTACCCAGGAGATAGCCAAGCCCAGTGAGCTGCTGACCAGCGTGCGGGCCTACATGACGGTGCTTCAGTCCATAGAGAACTACGTCACCATCGATATCACCCGGGTCTTCAACAACGTCCTGCTGCAGCAGACGCAGCACCTGGACAGCCACGGGGAGCCCACCATCACCAGTCTCTACACTAACTG gtatcTGGAGACGTTGCTCCGTCAGGTCAGCAACGGACACATCGCCTACTTCCCCGCCATGAAGGCCTTCGTCAACCTGCCTACAGAGAACGAGCTGACTTTCAACGCTGAGGAATACTCCGACATCTCCG agATGCGTTCTCTGTCTGAGCTGTTGGGACCGTACGGGATGAAGTTCCTCAGTGAGAGTCTGATGTGGCACATCTCATCACAGGTCGCTGAGCTGAAG AAACTGGTGGTGGAGAACATGGAGGTGTTGACCCAGATGAGGACGAGCTTCGACAAACCAGAACACATGGCAGCCCTCTTCAAGAAACTCACCT cCGTGGACAGTGTGTTGAAGAGAATGACCATCATTGGAGTCATCTTGTCATTCCGCTCGCTGGCTCAGGAGGCTCTCAGAGat gtgtTATCCTGTCATATTCCCTTCCTGGTCAGCTCAGTGGAGGATTTCAAGGACCACATTCCCAGAGAGACGGACATGAAG GTGGCCATGAATGTCTACGAGCTGTCGTCAGCAGCAGGTTTACCCTGCGAGATCGACCCGGCTCTGGTGGTCGCTCTGTCCTCACAGAAAAGTg agaACATCAGCCCAGAGGAGGAGTATAAGATCGCCTGTCTGCTGATGGTGTTTGTGGCGGTTTCCTTGCCGACGCTAGCCAGCAACGTGATGTCACAGTACAGCCCCGCCATAGAAG GCCACTGCAACAACATCCACTGCCTGGCCAAAGCCATCAACCAGATCGCTGCTGCTCTCTTCACCATCCACAAGGGGAGCATAGAGGACCGCCTCAAAGAGTTCCTGGCT ctggcCTCGTCCAGCCTGTTGAAGATCGGACAGGAGACGGACAAGATGACGACGCGCAACAGAGAGTCGGTCTACCTGCTGCTGGACATG ATTGTGCAGGAGTCTCCCTTCCTGACCATGGACCTGCTGGAGTCCTGTTTCCCCTACGTCCTGCTGCGAAACGCCTACCACGCCGTCTATAAACAGAGCATCAGTGCTAACGCATAG
- the nckap1 gene encoding nck-associated protein 1 isoform X6 has translation MSRGVIQPSQQKLAEKLTILNDRGVGMLTRVYNIKKQGQVWKACGDPKAKPSYLVDKNLESAVKFIVRKFPAVETRNNNLAQLQKEKSEILKNLALYYFTFVDVMEFKDHVCELLNTIDACQVFFDITVNFDLTKNYLDLVVTYTTLMTILSRIEERKAIIGLYNYAHEMTHGASDREYPRLGQMIVDYENPLKKLMEEFVPHGKSLSDALISLQMVYPRRNLSADQWRNAQLLSLISAPSTMLNPAQSDTMPCEYLSLDAMEKWIVFGFILCHAVLNSDAAALSLWKLALQSSTCLCLFRDEVFHIHKAAEDLFVNIRGYNKRINDIRECKEQALSHAGSMHRERRKFLRSALKELATVLADQPGLLGPKALFVFMALSFARDEIIWLLRHADNIQKKSTDDFIDKHIAELIFYMEELRAHVRKYGPVMQRYYVQYLSGFDAVVLNELVQNLSVCPEDESIIMSSFVNTMTSLSVKQVEDGEVFDFRGMRLDWFRLQAYTSVSKASLGIADHKELGKMMNTIIFHTKMVDSLVEMLVETSDLSIFCFYSRAFEKMFQQCLELPSQSRHSICFPLLCTHFMSCTHELCPEERHHIGDRSLSLCNMFLDEMAKQARNLITDICTEQCTLSDQLLPKHCAKTISQAVNKKSKKATGKKGEPEREKPGVESMRKNRLLVTNLDKLHTALSELCFSINYVPNLAVWEHTFTPREYLTSHLEIRFTKSIVGMTMYNQATQEIAKPSELLTSVRAYMTVLQSIENYVTIDITRVFNNVLLQQTQHLDSHGEPTITSLYTNWYLETLLRQVSNGHIAYFPAMKAFVNLPTENELTFNAEEYSDISEMRSLSELLGPYGMKFLSESLMWHISSQVAELKKLVVENMEVLTQMRTSFDKPEHMAALFKKLTSVDSVLKRMTIIGVILSFRSLAQEALRDVLSCHIPFLVSSVEDFKDHIPRETDMKVAMNVYELSSAAGLPCEIDPALVVALSSQKSENISPEEEYKIACLLMVFVAVSLPTLASNVMSQYSPAIEGHCNNIHCLAKAINQIAAALFTIHKGSIEDRLKEFLALASSSLLKIGQETDKMTTRNRESVYLLLDMIVQESPFLTMDLLESCFPYVLLRNAYHAVYKQSISANA, from the exons GCGTGTGGCGATCCCAAGGCTAAGCCCTCCTATCTCGTTGATAAGAACTTGGAGTCTGCGGTTAAATTTATTGTCAGGAAGTTCCCTGCTGTGGAGACGCGGAATAATAAC CTGGCTCAGCTGCAGAAGGAGAAGTCAGAGATCCTGAAGAACCTGGCTCTCTACTATTTCACCTTCGTAGATGTCATGGAGTTCAAg GATCATGTGTGTGAGCTGCTGAACACCATCGACGCCTGCCAGGTCTTCTTTGACATC acGGTGAACTTTGACCTGACCAAGAACTACCTGGACCTGGTGGTGACCTACACTACTCTGATGACGATACTGTCTCGCATCGAGGAGAGGAAAGCCATCATCGGTCTGTACAACTACGCCCACGAGATGACGCACGGAGCCAG tGACCGGGAGTACCCCAGGTTGGGCCAGATGATCGTGGATTACGAGAACCCGCTGAAGAAGCTGATGGAGGAGTTTGTTCCTCATGGAAAG TCCCTGTCAGATGCGTTGATCAGTCTTCAGATGGTTTATCCCCGGAGGAATCTGTCTGCTGATCAGTGGAGGAACGCccagctgctctctctcatctctgctCCCTCCACCATGCTCAATCCTGCTCAGTCAGACACG ATGCCGTGTGAATACCTGTCACTGGACGCTATGGAGAAGTGGATCGTTT TTGGTTTCATCTTGTGTCACGCGGTGCTGAACAGCGACGCGGCGGCGTTGTCTCTGTGGAAACTGGCGCTGCAGAGCTCCACCTGCCTCTGTCTGTTCAGGGACGAAGTCTTCCACATCCACAAGGCTGCAGAGGATCTGTTCGTCAACATCAGAGG GTACAACAAACGCATCAATGACATCAGAGAGTGCAAAGAACAGGCCCTGTCTCACGC AGGCTCGATGCACCGAGAGAGACGCAAGTTCCTCCGATCGGCTCTGAAGGAGCTCGCCACCGTTTTAGCCGATCAGCCCGGACTACTGGGTCCTAAG GCGTTGTTCGTGTTCATGGCGTTGTCGTTTGCCCGTGACGAGATCATCTGGCTGCTTCGACACGCCGACAACATCCAGAAGAAAAGCACAGACGACTTCATAGACAA GCACATAGCAGAGTTGAtcttctacatggaggagctcaGAGCTCACGTCAGGAAGTACGGTCCGGTGATGCAGCGGTACTACGTCCAGTACCTGTCTGGGTTTGATGCTGTCGTGCTGAATGAACTGGTGCAG aacctgtctgtctgtccagagGACGAGTCTATAATCATGTCTTCATTCGTCAACACTATGACCTCTCTCAGCGTCAAACAAG TGGAGGATGGAGAGGTGTTTGACTTCAGAGGAATGAGACTGGACTGGTTCAGACTGCAG GCCTACACCAGCGTCTCTAAAGCCAGTCTCGGTATCGCCGATCACAAGGAGCTCGGTAAGATGATGAACACCATCATCTTCCACACAAAGATGGTGGACTCTCTGGTGGAGATGCTGGTGGAGACGTCCGACCTGTCCATTTTCTG CTTCTACAGCCGTGCGTTTGAGAAGATGTTCCAGCAGTGTTTGGAGCTTCCCTCGCAGAGCCGACACTCCATCTGCTTCCCTCTGCTCTGCACACACTTCATGTCCTGCACACATGAGCTCTGTCCTGaggag cGTCACCACATAGGAGATCGCAGCCTGTCGTTGTGTAACATGTTTCTGGATGAGATGGCCAAACAGGCCAGAAACCTCATCACTGACATCTGCACTGAACAATGTACACTCAGCgaccag CTGCTTCCGAAGCACTGTGCGAAGACCATCAGCCAGGCGGTGAACAAGAAGAGCAAGAAGGCGACGGGGAAGAAGGGCGAgccggagagagagaaaccggGAGTGGAGAGCATGAGGAAGAACAGACTACTGGTCACCAA TCTGGATAAACTCCACACGGCGTTATCTGAACTCTGCTTCTCCATCAACTACGTTCCCAACCTGGCGGTCTGGGAGCACACGTTCACACCGAGAGAGTATCTCACCTCGCACCTGGAGATCCGGTTCACCaa GTCCATAGTGGGGATGACCATGTACAACCAGGCTACCCAGGAGATAGCCAAGCCCAGTGAGCTGCTGACCAGCGTGCGGGCCTACATGACGGTGCTTCAGTCCATAGAGAACTACGTCACCATCGATATCACCCGGGTCTTCAACAACGTCCTGCTGCAGCAGACGCAGCACCTGGACAGCCACGGGGAGCCCACCATCACCAGTCTCTACACTAACTG gtatcTGGAGACGTTGCTCCGTCAGGTCAGCAACGGACACATCGCCTACTTCCCCGCCATGAAGGCCTTCGTCAACCTGCCTACAGAGAACGAGCTGACTTTCAACGCTGAGGAATACTCCGACATCTCCG agATGCGTTCTCTGTCTGAGCTGTTGGGACCGTACGGGATGAAGTTCCTCAGTGAGAGTCTGATGTGGCACATCTCATCACAGGTCGCTGAGCTGAAG AAACTGGTGGTGGAGAACATGGAGGTGTTGACCCAGATGAGGACGAGCTTCGACAAACCAGAACACATGGCAGCCCTCTTCAAGAAACTCACCT cCGTGGACAGTGTGTTGAAGAGAATGACCATCATTGGAGTCATCTTGTCATTCCGCTCGCTGGCTCAGGAGGCTCTCAGAGat gtgtTATCCTGTCATATTCCCTTCCTGGTCAGCTCAGTGGAGGATTTCAAGGACCACATTCCCAGAGAGACGGACATGAAG GTGGCCATGAATGTCTACGAGCTGTCGTCAGCAGCAGGTTTACCCTGCGAGATCGACCCGGCTCTGGTGGTCGCTCTGTCCTCACAGAAAAGTg agaACATCAGCCCAGAGGAGGAGTATAAGATCGCCTGTCTGCTGATGGTGTTTGTGGCGGTTTCCTTGCCGACGCTAGCCAGCAACGTGATGTCACAGTACAGCCCCGCCATAGAAG GCCACTGCAACAACATCCACTGCCTGGCCAAAGCCATCAACCAGATCGCTGCTGCTCTCTTCACCATCCACAAGGGGAGCATAGAGGACCGCCTCAAAGAGTTCCTGGCT ctggcCTCGTCCAGCCTGTTGAAGATCGGACAGGAGACGGACAAGATGACGACGCGCAACAGAGAGTCGGTCTACCTGCTGCTGGACATG ATTGTGCAGGAGTCTCCCTTCCTGACCATGGACCTGCTGGAGTCCTGTTTCCCCTACGTCCTGCTGCGAAACGCCTACCACGCCGTCTATAAACAGAGCATCAGTGCTAACGCATAG
- the nckap1 gene encoding nck-associated protein 1 isoform X5 — protein sequence MSRGVIQPSQQKLAEKLTILNDRGVGMLTRVYNIKKQGQVWKACGDPKAKPSYLVDKNLESAVKFIVRKFPAVETRNNNQQLAQLQKEKSEILKNLALYYFTFVDVMEFKDHVCELLNTIDACQVFFDITVNFDLTKNYLDLVVTYTTLMTILSRIEERKAIIGLYNYAHEMTHGASDREYPRLGQMIVDYENPLKKLMEEFVPHGKSLSDALISLQMVYPRRNLSADQWRNAQLLSLISAPSTMLNPAQSDTMPCEYLSLDAMEKWIVFGFILCHAVLNSDAAALSLWKLALQSSTCLCLFRDEVFHIHKAAEDLFVNIRGYNKRINDIRECKEQALSHAGSMHRERRKFLRSALKELATVLADQPGLLGPKALFVFMALSFARDEIIWLLRHADNIQKKSTDDFIDKHIAELIFYMEELRAHVRKYGPVMQRYYVQYLSGFDAVVLNELVQNLSVCPEDESIIMSSFVNTMTSLSVKQVEDGEVFDFRGMRLDWFRLQAYTSVSKASLGIADHKELGKMMNTIIFHTKMVDSLVEMLVETSDLSIFCFYSRAFEKMFQQCLELPSQSRHSICFPLLCTHFMSCTHELCPEERHHIGDRSLSLCNMFLDEMAKQARNLITDICTEQCTLSDQLLPKHCAKTISQAVNKKSKKATGKKGEPEREKPGVESMRKNRLLVTNLDKLHTALSELCFSINYVPNLAVWEHTFTPREYLTSHLEIRFTKSIVGMTMYNQATQEIAKPSELLTSVRAYMTVLQSIENYVTIDITRVFNNVLLQQTQHLDSHGEPTITSLYTNWYLETLLRQVSNGHIAYFPAMKAFVNLPTENELTFNAEEYSDISEMRSLSELLGPYGMKFLSESLMWHISSQVAELKKLVVENMEVLTQMRTSFDKPEHMAALFKKLTSVDSVLKRMTIIGVILSFRSLAQEALRDVLSCHIPFLVSSVEDFKDHIPRETDMKVAMNVYELSSAAGLPCEIDPALVVALSSQKSENISPEEEYKIACLLMVFVAVSLPTLASNVMSQYSPAIEGHCNNIHCLAKAINQIAAALFTIHKGSIEDRLKEFLALASSSLLKIGQETDKMTTRNRESVYLLLDMIVQESPFLTMDLLESCFPYVLLRNAYHAVYKQSISANA from the exons GCGTGTGGCGATCCCAAGGCTAAGCCCTCCTATCTCGTTGATAAGAACTTGGAGTCTGCGGTTAAATTTATTGTCAGGAAGTTCCCTGCTGTGGAGACGCGGAATAATAAC CAACAGCTGGCTCAGCTGCAGAAGGAGAAGTCAGAGATCCTGAAGAACCTGGCTCTCTACTATTTCACCTTCGTAGATGTCATGGAGTTCAAg GATCATGTGTGTGAGCTGCTGAACACCATCGACGCCTGCCAGGTCTTCTTTGACATC acGGTGAACTTTGACCTGACCAAGAACTACCTGGACCTGGTGGTGACCTACACTACTCTGATGACGATACTGTCTCGCATCGAGGAGAGGAAAGCCATCATCGGTCTGTACAACTACGCCCACGAGATGACGCACGGAGCCAG tGACCGGGAGTACCCCAGGTTGGGCCAGATGATCGTGGATTACGAGAACCCGCTGAAGAAGCTGATGGAGGAGTTTGTTCCTCATGGAAAG TCCCTGTCAGATGCGTTGATCAGTCTTCAGATGGTTTATCCCCGGAGGAATCTGTCTGCTGATCAGTGGAGGAACGCccagctgctctctctcatctctgctCCCTCCACCATGCTCAATCCTGCTCAGTCAGACACG ATGCCGTGTGAATACCTGTCACTGGACGCTATGGAGAAGTGGATCGTTT TTGGTTTCATCTTGTGTCACGCGGTGCTGAACAGCGACGCGGCGGCGTTGTCTCTGTGGAAACTGGCGCTGCAGAGCTCCACCTGCCTCTGTCTGTTCAGGGACGAAGTCTTCCACATCCACAAGGCTGCAGAGGATCTGTTCGTCAACATCAGAGG GTACAACAAACGCATCAATGACATCAGAGAGTGCAAAGAACAGGCCCTGTCTCACGC AGGCTCGATGCACCGAGAGAGACGCAAGTTCCTCCGATCGGCTCTGAAGGAGCTCGCCACCGTTTTAGCCGATCAGCCCGGACTACTGGGTCCTAAG GCGTTGTTCGTGTTCATGGCGTTGTCGTTTGCCCGTGACGAGATCATCTGGCTGCTTCGACACGCCGACAACATCCAGAAGAAAAGCACAGACGACTTCATAGACAA GCACATAGCAGAGTTGAtcttctacatggaggagctcaGAGCTCACGTCAGGAAGTACGGTCCGGTGATGCAGCGGTACTACGTCCAGTACCTGTCTGGGTTTGATGCTGTCGTGCTGAATGAACTGGTGCAG aacctgtctgtctgtccagagGACGAGTCTATAATCATGTCTTCATTCGTCAACACTATGACCTCTCTCAGCGTCAAACAAG TGGAGGATGGAGAGGTGTTTGACTTCAGAGGAATGAGACTGGACTGGTTCAGACTGCAG GCCTACACCAGCGTCTCTAAAGCCAGTCTCGGTATCGCCGATCACAAGGAGCTCGGTAAGATGATGAACACCATCATCTTCCACACAAAGATGGTGGACTCTCTGGTGGAGATGCTGGTGGAGACGTCCGACCTGTCCATTTTCTG CTTCTACAGCCGTGCGTTTGAGAAGATGTTCCAGCAGTGTTTGGAGCTTCCCTCGCAGAGCCGACACTCCATCTGCTTCCCTCTGCTCTGCACACACTTCATGTCCTGCACACATGAGCTCTGTCCTGaggag cGTCACCACATAGGAGATCGCAGCCTGTCGTTGTGTAACATGTTTCTGGATGAGATGGCCAAACAGGCCAGAAACCTCATCACTGACATCTGCACTGAACAATGTACACTCAGCgaccag CTGCTTCCGAAGCACTGTGCGAAGACCATCAGCCAGGCGGTGAACAAGAAGAGCAAGAAGGCGACGGGGAAGAAGGGCGAgccggagagagagaaaccggGAGTGGAGAGCATGAGGAAGAACAGACTACTGGTCACCAA TCTGGATAAACTCCACACGGCGTTATCTGAACTCTGCTTCTCCATCAACTACGTTCCCAACCTGGCGGTCTGGGAGCACACGTTCACACCGAGAGAGTATCTCACCTCGCACCTGGAGATCCGGTTCACCaa GTCCATAGTGGGGATGACCATGTACAACCAGGCTACCCAGGAGATAGCCAAGCCCAGTGAGCTGCTGACCAGCGTGCGGGCCTACATGACGGTGCTTCAGTCCATAGAGAACTACGTCACCATCGATATCACCCGGGTCTTCAACAACGTCCTGCTGCAGCAGACGCAGCACCTGGACAGCCACGGGGAGCCCACCATCACCAGTCTCTACACTAACTG gtatcTGGAGACGTTGCTCCGTCAGGTCAGCAACGGACACATCGCCTACTTCCCCGCCATGAAGGCCTTCGTCAACCTGCCTACAGAGAACGAGCTGACTTTCAACGCTGAGGAATACTCCGACATCTCCG agATGCGTTCTCTGTCTGAGCTGTTGGGACCGTACGGGATGAAGTTCCTCAGTGAGAGTCTGATGTGGCACATCTCATCACAGGTCGCTGAGCTGAAG AAACTGGTGGTGGAGAACATGGAGGTGTTGACCCAGATGAGGACGAGCTTCGACAAACCAGAACACATGGCAGCCCTCTTCAAGAAACTCACCT cCGTGGACAGTGTGTTGAAGAGAATGACCATCATTGGAGTCATCTTGTCATTCCGCTCGCTGGCTCAGGAGGCTCTCAGAGat gtgtTATCCTGTCATATTCCCTTCCTGGTCAGCTCAGTGGAGGATTTCAAGGACCACATTCCCAGAGAGACGGACATGAAG GTGGCCATGAATGTCTACGAGCTGTCGTCAGCAGCAGGTTTACCCTGCGAGATCGACCCGGCTCTGGTGGTCGCTCTGTCCTCACAGAAAAGTg agaACATCAGCCCAGAGGAGGAGTATAAGATCGCCTGTCTGCTGATGGTGTTTGTGGCGGTTTCCTTGCCGACGCTAGCCAGCAACGTGATGTCACAGTACAGCCCCGCCATAGAAG GCCACTGCAACAACATCCACTGCCTGGCCAAAGCCATCAACCAGATCGCTGCTGCTCTCTTCACCATCCACAAGGGGAGCATAGAGGACCGCCTCAAAGAGTTCCTGGCT ctggcCTCGTCCAGCCTGTTGAAGATCGGACAGGAGACGGACAAGATGACGACGCGCAACAGAGAGTCGGTCTACCTGCTGCTGGACATG ATTGTGCAGGAGTCTCCCTTCCTGACCATGGACCTGCTGGAGTCCTGTTTCCCCTACGTCCTGCTGCGAAACGCCTACCACGCCGTCTATAAACAGAGCATCAGTGCTAACGCATAG